The bacterium genome has a window encoding:
- the secD gene encoding protein translocase subunit SecD — protein MRLSHPVRLLGVILIAVAAFLITFEPVVFPGGPTNPTFQAPQLHLNLGLDLRGGSHIVLQAKPTAQTPITNDAMDAVLRVIRNRIDQLGVAEPAITRQGRDRIVAELPGIENPQRAIELIGKTALLEFVDTATTSLPAGTGWTDNETAVDPATKRIYKVTKKVLITGADLVTAQEQFDQFGAPIVGFTLKSSAAKQFEDYTTKNIGKYLTIVLDNRVISSPVINSAIPGGRGIIQGGFTLESARDLAVLLRAGALPVPVEVVENRTVGPLLGRDSIDLSMRAGYIAVVMVALFMALYYRFPGLLADLALGVYTLILFALLTLIGATLTLPGIAGFILSLGVAVDANVIIFEKVKEELRGGKTLRAAIGTGWSRAIVTIFDSNTTTLIGAAVLLWLGTGPVRGFAVTLMLGILTSIFTAIVVTRVFVDLALDSSAAKWIENIATTGRRRETAPAAGG, from the coding sequence GTGAGACTCAGTCATCCGGTTCGGCTTCTCGGGGTCATCCTGATCGCGGTGGCGGCGTTTCTGATCACGTTCGAGCCGGTGGTGTTCCCCGGGGGACCGACCAATCCGACGTTTCAGGCCCCGCAGTTGCACCTCAACTTGGGATTGGATCTCCGCGGCGGGAGCCACATCGTGCTGCAGGCGAAGCCGACCGCCCAGACCCCGATCACCAACGACGCGATGGACGCGGTGCTCCGCGTGATCCGCAACCGCATCGACCAGTTGGGCGTGGCCGAGCCGGCGATCACGCGCCAGGGGAGGGATCGGATCGTCGCGGAGTTGCCGGGGATCGAGAACCCGCAGCGGGCGATCGAGTTGATCGGCAAGACCGCGCTCCTCGAGTTTGTCGACACGGCCACGACCTCGCTGCCCGCGGGGACCGGGTGGACGGACAACGAGACGGCGGTGGACCCGGCCACCAAGCGGATCTACAAGGTCACGAAGAAAGTGCTGATCACCGGCGCGGACCTCGTCACGGCGCAGGAGCAATTCGATCAGTTCGGCGCGCCGATCGTCGGCTTCACCCTGAAGAGCTCCGCCGCGAAGCAGTTTGAGGATTACACCACCAAGAATATCGGGAAGTATCTGACGATTGTGCTCGACAATCGCGTGATCAGCTCGCCGGTGATCAACAGCGCGATCCCCGGCGGGCGGGGGATCATCCAGGGCGGATTCACTCTGGAGTCGGCGCGAGACCTGGCGGTCCTCCTGCGCGCCGGCGCGCTCCCGGTGCCGGTCGAGGTGGTCGAGAACCGAACGGTCGGCCCGCTCTTGGGGCGTGACTCGATCGACCTGAGCATGCGCGCCGGCTACATCGCGGTCGTGATGGTGGCCCTCTTCATGGCGCTGTACTACCGGTTCCCCGGGTTGCTGGCGGATCTGGCGCTCGGCGTCTACACCCTCATCCTGTTCGCGCTGCTGACGTTGATCGGGGCCACACTCACCCTGCCGGGGATCGCCGGGTTTATCCTCTCGCTCGGGGTGGCGGTGGACGCCAACGTGATCATCTTCGAGAAGGTGAAGGAGGAGTTGCGGGGAGGGAAGACCCTTCGCGCCGCGATCGGCACGGGCTGGAGCCGGGCCATCGTCACCATTTTCGATTCGAATACCACCACGCTGATCGGAGCGGCGGTGCTGCTCTGGCTCGGCACGGGGCCGGTCCGCGGGTTCGCCGTTACCTTGATGTTGGGGATCCTGACCAGCATCTTCACCGCCATCGTCGTCACCCGGGTTTTCGTCGATCTCGCGCTCGACTC